The following coding sequences are from one Aliarcobacter skirrowii CCUG 10374 window:
- the dnaE gene encoding DNA polymerase III subunit alpha codes for MSKIPQFTHLHLHTEYSLLDGANKIKPLAKKIKELGMTSVAMTDHGNMFGTIDFYNAMKAEGIKPIIGMEAYIHNSEDLSDKTNRQRFHLCLYAKDEEGYKNLMYLSSKAYMEGFYYYPRINKQLLKEHSSGLVCSAACLQGEVNWHLNTQNERNVKNGSKGYEEAKRVALEYKEIFGDDFYLEIMRHGISDQLFVDDQILRISAETGIKVVATNDTHYLEQKDADAHEAFMCIAMNKLYDDPNRLRHSVHEFYLKSPEQIYKLYADIPEAIEATQEIANKCNLTIKLGNPTPPNFKFTRDKLKELNIEIPEPENEYSLENDKVLFAFECRKGLEDRLKLVPLEKHEEYRARLETEINIINNMKFPGYMLIVWDFVKVAKDMQIPVGPGRGSAAGSLVAYSLKITDIDPIPYGLLFERFLNPERVSMPDIDMDFCQSRRGEIIDYVVQQYGRANVAQIITFGKLLAKGVIRDVARVLDMPYAKADAMAKLIPDELGINLSSSWEKEPKIKELCEADPQAARVWEYALALEGLNRNAGTHAAGVVISNEPLWNKTPLFKPSGLDTIATQYNGKYIEDVDLIKFDFLGLKTLTVIDEAIKLIEQRHQKTIDFKTIDVNDKGVYDLIQTGDTLGLFQIESDGMQDLCKRLKPSNFEDIVAVLALYRPGPMESGMLDDFIERKHGRAKIDYFHDELEEVLKPILENTYGVIVYQEQVMQIVQSVGGFSLGGADLVRRAMGKKIKEEMDKLKGQFADGAQEKGFTRAYAEELFDLIVKFAGYGFNKSHSAAYALVTFYTSYLKCYYPAEFMAALLTLEKDNTDKVVRYVDEVKRLGLELFAPDINKSDLVFSATNIDGKEVVMFGMGAIKGAGDVAIKSILKAREEGDFKDLADFISRIDSSKVNKRVIESLAKAGVFDSFGYSRNAILSQIEKILDATNKASSAKKMAFGSLFGDSSELTTIDIELDRLPEYSQKEILELEKASLGFYVSGHPLDEYKDKIDKINYTLSSQIDDLADGSQILIVGKIEEIVEKISKKGSKFGIVSILDFHGTVEFMLFEDKLKELKESFDLNEPIAFKVRISKTEQFTRMNVLKIETIYEAQKEKVKIKQKEEPVLPLTIAVPLSDDESIMHKLFDIVVNNQGKRELKILVKSKLADIELESGIKVNDNLEKEILKVKGVYIIDVENSSNK; via the coding sequence ATGGAAGGTTTTTATTACTATCCCCGAATCAATAAACAGCTTTTAAAAGAACATAGTTCTGGTCTTGTTTGTAGTGCTGCTTGTTTACAAGGTGAAGTTAATTGGCATTTAAATACTCAAAATGAACGAAATGTAAAAAATGGTTCAAAGGGTTATGAAGAGGCAAAAAGAGTAGCACTTGAATATAAAGAGATATTTGGAGATGATTTTTATTTAGAGATTATGAGACATGGAATTAGTGATCAACTTTTTGTTGATGACCAGATTTTAAGAATCTCTGCTGAGACTGGAATAAAAGTAGTTGCAACAAATGATACTCACTACTTAGAGCAAAAAGATGCTGATGCACATGAAGCATTTATGTGCATTGCAATGAATAAACTCTATGATGATCCAAATAGATTAAGACATAGTGTTCATGAGTTTTATTTAAAATCTCCTGAGCAAATTTATAAACTTTATGCAGATATTCCTGAAGCCATCGAAGCAACTCAAGAGATTGCAAATAAATGTAATCTTACAATAAAACTAGGAAATCCAACTCCACCAAACTTTAAATTTACAAGAGATAAATTAAAAGAACTTAATATTGAAATCCCAGAACCAGAAAATGAGTATTCACTAGAAAATGATAAAGTTCTGTTTGCATTTGAGTGTAGAAAAGGTTTAGAAGATAGATTAAAACTTGTACCTCTTGAAAAGCATGAAGAGTATAGGGCTAGATTAGAAACAGAGATAAATATTATAAATAATATGAAATTCCCTGGATATATGTTAATTGTTTGGGATTTTGTGAAAGTTGCAAAAGATATGCAAATTCCAGTTGGTCCAGGAAGAGGATCGGCTGCTGGAAGTTTAGTTGCATATAGTTTAAAAATTACAGATATTGACCCAATTCCTTATGGATTACTTTTTGAGAGATTTCTAAATCCAGAGAGGGTTTCAATGCCCGATATTGATATGGATTTTTGTCAAAGTAGACGTGGAGAAATAATTGATTATGTTGTTCAACAGTATGGTCGAGCTAACGTTGCTCAAATTATCACTTTTGGTAAGCTTTTAGCAAAAGGGGTGATTAGAGATGTTGCAAGAGTTTTAGATATGCCTTATGCAAAAGCTGATGCTATGGCAAAATTAATTCCAGATGAGTTGGGAATAAATTTATCTTCATCTTGGGAGAAAGAGCCAAAAATAAAAGAGCTATGTGAAGCAGATCCTCAAGCTGCAAGAGTTTGGGAGTATGCCTTGGCTCTTGAAGGATTAAATAGAAATGCTGGAACTCATGCAGCTGGAGTGGTTATCTCAAATGAACCACTTTGGAATAAAACACCACTATTTAAACCAAGTGGACTTGATACAATAGCTACTCAATACAATGGAAAATATATTGAAGATGTGGATTTAATTAAATTTGACTTTCTTGGACTTAAAACTTTAACTGTAATTGATGAGGCTATAAAATTAATAGAGCAAAGACATCAAAAAACAATAGATTTTAAAACCATAGATGTAAATGATAAAGGTGTTTATGATTTAATTCAAACAGGAGATACATTAGGACTATTTCAAATAGAGTCTGATGGAATGCAGGATTTATGTAAAAGATTAAAACCATCAAATTTTGAGGATATTGTTGCCGTTTTAGCACTTTATAGACCAGGACCTATGGAGTCTGGAATGCTTGATGATTTTATTGAAAGAAAGCACGGAAGAGCAAAAATTGATTACTTCCATGATGAGCTTGAAGAGGTTTTAAAACCAATACTTGAAAATACTTATGGAGTAATTGTTTATCAAGAACAGGTTATGCAAATTGTTCAAAGTGTTGGAGGTTTTTCGCTTGGAGGAGCCGATTTAGTAAGACGAGCAATGGGTAAAAAGATTAAAGAGGAGATGGATAAGCTAAAAGGTCAATTTGCAGATGGAGCCCAAGAAAAAGGATTTACAAGAGCTTATGCAGAAGAGCTTTTTGATTTAATTGTAAAGTTTGCTGGATATGGGTTTAATAAATCTCACTCTGCTGCTTATGCTTTAGTTACTTTTTATACTTCATATTTAAAGTGTTATTATCCAGCTGAGTTTATGGCAGCTTTATTAACACTTGAAAAAGATAATACAGATAAGGTTGTAAGATATGTTGATGAGGTAAAAAGGTTAGGATTAGAGTTATTTGCACCTGATATAAATAAATCAGACCTAGTTTTTTCAGCTACAAACATAGATGGCAAAGAGGTTGTTATGTTTGGAATGGGTGCTATTAAAGGTGCTGGTGATGTAGCCATTAAATCTATTTTAAAAGCAAGAGAAGAGGGTGATTTTAAAGATTTAGCAGATTTTATTTCAAGAATTGACTCAAGTAAGGTAAATAAAAGAGTAATTGAATCATTGGCAAAAGCTGGAGTTTTTGATAGTTTTGGTTACTCAAGAAATGCAATTTTAAGTCAAATAGAGAAAATTTTAGATGCAACAAATAAAGCCTCAAGTGCAAAAAAAATGGCTTTTGGATCACTATTTGGTGATAGTAGTGAACTTACAACAATAGATATAGAGCTTGATAGACTTCCTGAATATTCACAAAAAGAGATATTGGAGCTTGAAAAAGCTAGTTTAGGTTTTTATGTTTCAGGACACCCTCTTGATGAGTACAAAGATAAAATTGATAAGATTAACTATACTTTATCTTCACAAATTGATGATTTAGCAGATGGTAGCCAGATTTTAATAGTTGGAAAAATAGAGGAGATTGTTGAAAAAATCTCAAAAAAAGGTAGTAAATTTGGAATTGTATCAATTTTAGATTTCCATGGAACAGTTGAATTTATGCTATTTGAAGATAAATTAAAAGAGCTAAAAGAGAGTTTTGATTTAAATGAACCAATAGCTTTTAAGGTTCGAATTTCAAAAACAGAGCAATTTACAAGAATGAATGTTTTAAAAATAGAGACAATTTATGAAGCACAAAAAGAGAAGGTTAAAATTAAACAAAAAGAGGAGCCAGTTTTACCTTTAACTATTGCAGTTCCTCTTAGTGATGATGAGTCTATAATGCACAAACTATTTGATATAGTAGTAAATAATCAAGGTAAAAGAGAGCTAAAGATTTTAGTAAAATCAAAATTGGCTGATATTGAATTGGAGAGCGGAATAAAGGTAAATGATAATTTAGAAAAAGAGATTTTAAAAGTAAAAGGAGTTTATATAATAGATGTTGAAAATTCTTCTAACAAATGA
- the surE gene encoding 5'/3'-nucleotidase SurE produces MLKILLTNDDGYDAVGLKALIKALSPIAKIMVVAPAKNKSACGHSLTLDRPLRLISLDDEFYKIDDATPTDCIYLSLGHLFKNGYRPDLVISGINIGANMGEDITYSGTCSAAMEAVIHGVPAIAVSQVCKDMCRSIVVDWNFELACKVILELVSKIKNGSFPLDERKFLNVNIPPLKANECKGIKITKAGYREYGNDAHRHINPRGEEYYWIGLHPLIWRASPDASCDFEAIKDGYVSITPVMLDMTSHKDIENLKKWIN; encoded by the coding sequence ATGTTGAAAATTCTTCTAACAAATGATGATGGATATGATGCAGTAGGACTTAAAGCTTTAATAAAAGCATTATCTCCTATTGCAAAAATTATGGTTGTGGCACCTGCAAAAAACAAATCTGCATGTGGTCACTCTTTGACATTGGATAGACCATTAAGATTAATTAGTCTTGATGATGAGTTTTATAAAATAGATGATGCAACACCAACAGATTGTATATACTTATCTTTAGGTCACCTTTTTAAAAATGGTTACAGACCAGATTTAGTAATAAGTGGTATAAATATTGGCGCAAATATGGGAGAAGATATTACTTATAGTGGAACTTGTAGTGCTGCTATGGAGGCTGTAATACATGGTGTTCCAGCAATTGCGGTATCTCAAGTTTGTAAAGATATGTGTAGAAGTATTGTTGTTGATTGGAATTTTGAGCTAGCTTGTAAGGTAATTTTAGAGCTTGTTTCTAAAATAAAAAATGGCTCTTTCCCACTAGATGAAAGAAAGTTTTTAAATGTTAATATTCCACCACTAAAAGCTAATGAATGTAAAGGAATAAAAATTACAAAAGCTGGATATAGAGAGTATGGAAATGATGCTCATAGACACATAAATCCAAGAGGAGAAGAGTACTATTGGATTGGACTTCATCCTCTTATTTGGAGAGCAAGTCCTGATGCATCTTGTGATTTTGAAGCAATAAAAGATGGTTATGTATCTATTACCCCTGTTATGCTTGATATGACTTCTCATAAAGATATAGAAAATTTAAAAAAATGGATAAATTAA
- a CDS encoding TIGR03643 family protein, translating into MYFDKQKAVEFNKNRKKSKKKVAQFSFSESDKNRLIEMAWQDRVSFDTIKELYGFSENEVKNMMRDLLKRSSFKMWRKRVQGRATKHKLKVNYKTTRFQ; encoded by the coding sequence ATGTATTTTGATAAACAAAAAGCAGTTGAGTTTAACAAAAATAGAAAAAAAAGTAAGAAAAAAGTAGCTCAATTCTCTTTTAGTGAGTCTGATAAAAATAGACTCATAGAGATGGCTTGGCAAGATAGAGTTTCATTTGATACTATTAAAGAGCTTTATGGGTTTAGTGAAAATGAAGTAAAAAATATGATGAGGGATCTTTTAAAAAGAAGTAGTTTTAAAATGTGGAGAAAACGAGTTCAAGGTAGAGCTACAAAACACAAACTAAAAGTAAACTACAAAACAACTAGATTTCAATAA
- a CDS encoding lipocalin family protein → MKKYLNILVFLIVSLFFVSCATKEPTDLKTVQKVDLQKYLGDWYEIARYEHSFQKDCKNVKANYSLRDDNKIQVVNSCTKITTNEFKDAKAVAYSVDETNSKLKVSFFRPFYGDYWILDLDENYKYAIVGTPSKEYLWILSREKSMDKKTLNILLEKITNMGFDKTKLIYTIQE, encoded by the coding sequence ATGAAAAAATATTTAAATATTTTGGTATTTTTAATCGTTTCACTATTTTTTGTATCTTGTGCAACAAAAGAGCCAACAGATTTAAAAACTGTGCAAAAAGTAGATTTACAAAAATATCTTGGAGATTGGTATGAGATTGCTAGATATGAGCACTCTTTTCAAAAAGATTGTAAAAATGTAAAAGCAAACTACTCTTTAAGAGATGATAACAAAATTCAAGTTGTAAATAGTTGTACAAAAATAACTACAAATGAGTTTAAAGATGCTAAAGCTGTTGCTTATAGTGTTGATGAGACAAATAGTAAGTTAAAGGTTAGTTTTTTTAGACCATTTTATGGAGATTATTGGATTTTGGATTTAGATGAAAATTATAAATATGCAATTGTTGGAACTCCTTCAAAAGAGTATTTATGGATTTTATCAAGAGAAAAATCTATGGATAAAAAAACTTTAAATATCTTGCTAGAAAAAATTACAAATATGGGATTTGATAAAACAAAACTTATCTACACAATTCAGGAGTAG
- a CDS encoding cryptochrome/photolyase family protein, which translates to MKIFILYPNQLFKNISNFMNKKMLLIEEPLFFTQYDFHIQKLILHRASMKF; encoded by the coding sequence ATGAAAATATTTATTCTATATCCAAATCAACTATTTAAAAATATCTCAAATTTTATGAATAAAAAAATGCTTTTAATTGAAGAGCCACTATTTTTTACTCAATATGATTTTCATATTCAAAAGCTAATTTTACATAGAGCTAGTATGAAATTTTAG
- a CDS encoding putative DNA modification/repair radical SAM protein, translated as MKNDIYEKMEILANSAKYDVSCSSSGVETSYKKGELGATHTSGICHTFTPDGRCVSLLKVLLTNICIYDCAYCINRVSNDIPRAVFSPRELADITINFYKRNYIEGLFLSSGIVKDEDHTMTLILKALKILRYEYKFNGYIHIKLIPGSSMELVEEIVKLANRVSSNIELPSDKSLKLLAPNKTKEKVLQPLKFARDLSLKKEQKPIGMSTQLIVGATPESDRDILKLSSALYDKALLKRVYYSAYIPVNNDKNLPSVVTKPPLLREHRLYQADWLLRFYNFSYDEIVTDEFPNLDEELDPKTFWALNNLKYFPMEINTASKEELLRIPGVGARGVMKILSARRFKKLTFDDLKKLKISIKKAKYFITCNKEFQRQVPFYKENLKLALTKPEPKKLIQPSLFDVSSITGEI; from the coding sequence ATGAAAAATGATATTTATGAAAAAATGGAAATTTTAGCAAATAGTGCAAAATATGATGTATCTTGCTCTTCAAGTGGAGTTGAAACTTCATACAAAAAAGGGGAACTTGGAGCAACTCACACAAGTGGAATTTGTCACACTTTCACACCTGATGGAAGATGCGTATCGCTTCTAAAAGTGTTACTTACAAATATTTGTATCTATGATTGTGCATATTGCATAAATCGTGTTTCAAATGATATTCCAAGAGCTGTTTTTTCTCCAAGAGAACTAGCAGACATCACAATCAATTTTTACAAAAGAAACTATATAGAGGGGTTGTTTTTAAGCTCTGGAATTGTAAAAGATGAAGACCATACTATGACTTTGATTTTAAAAGCTTTAAAGATTTTGCGATATGAGTATAAATTCAATGGTTATATTCACATAAAATTAATTCCTGGAAGTAGTATGGAGTTAGTTGAAGAAATAGTTAAATTAGCAAATAGAGTAAGTTCAAATATAGAGCTTCCAAGTGATAAATCACTCAAACTTTTAGCACCAAATAAGACAAAAGAGAAGGTTTTACAACCACTAAAATTTGCACGAGATTTAAGTTTAAAAAAGGAGCAAAAACCAATAGGAATGAGTACGCAACTAATAGTTGGAGCAACTCCTGAAAGCGATAGAGATATACTTAAACTTAGCTCCGCTTTGTATGATAAAGCACTATTGAAAAGGGTTTATTATAGTGCTTATATTCCAGTAAATAATGACAAAAATCTTCCTTCAGTTGTTACAAAACCACCGCTTCTAAGAGAGCATAGACTTTATCAAGCTGATTGGTTACTTAGATTTTATAACTTCTCTTATGATGAGATAGTTACAGATGAATTTCCAAATTTAGATGAGGAGTTGGACCCAAAAACTTTTTGGGCATTAAACAATCTAAAATATTTTCCTATGGAGATAAACACAGCTTCAAAAGAGGAGTTATTAAGAATTCCAGGAGTTGGAGCAAGAGGTGTTATGAAGATTTTAAGTGCAAGAAGATTTAAAAAACTCACTTTTGATGATTTGAAAAAATTAAAAATATCAATCAAAAAAGCAAAATATTTTATCACTTGCAACAAAGAGTTTCAAAGGCAAGTTCCATTTTACAAAGAAAATCTCAAGCTTGCACTTACAAAACCTGAACCAAAAAAGCTAATACAACCTTCACTTTTTGATGTTAGCTCAATTACAGGTGAGATATGA
- a CDS encoding TIGR03915 family putative DNA repair protein, with product MILLYDGTFEGFLSLVYEVYYKKLKPTKIYKTLPNEILFEEILEINSSKESGIKVLNAIKTKFPKEILEKILNIFMCDSKEFEMALLEYIVIGFKDSKQLYNINNSCVFYLNNLEKELFRVTHKLTGFIRFEELEDKTLYAKIESKFNVVYFLGRHFLKRFNNQNFIIHDINRKIAFLKMQNDYSIKEVAFFDEPNYSPNEEKFQKLWKSFFSGVTINERTNLKLQTQMVPLLYRTYMSEFKN from the coding sequence ATGATTTTACTTTATGATGGAACTTTTGAGGGATTTTTATCTTTGGTTTATGAGGTTTATTATAAAAAATTAAAACCTACAAAAATATATAAAACTCTTCCAAATGAGATCTTATTTGAAGAGATTTTAGAGATAAACAGTTCAAAAGAGAGTGGAATAAAAGTTTTAAATGCCATAAAAACAAAATTTCCAAAAGAGATTTTAGAGAAAATTTTAAATATTTTTATGTGCGATTCAAAGGAGTTTGAAATGGCTCTTTTGGAGTATATTGTTATTGGTTTTAAAGATTCAAAACAGCTATACAATATAAACAACTCTTGCGTTTTTTATCTAAATAATCTTGAAAAAGAGTTGTTTAGAGTGACTCATAAATTAACTGGATTTATAAGATTTGAAGAGTTAGAAGATAAAACTTTATATGCAAAAATTGAATCCAAATTCAATGTTGTCTATTTTTTAGGAAGACATTTTCTAAAAAGATTCAACAACCAAAATTTCATAATCCACGACATAAATAGAAAAATTGCTTTTTTAAAAATGCAAAATGATTACTCAATAAAAGAGGTTGCTTTTTTTGATGAACCAAATTATTCACCAAATGAAGAGAAATTTCAAAAACTATGGAAAAGTTTTTTTAGCGGTGTTACTATAAATGAAAGAACTAATTTAAAGCTTCAAACTCAAATGGTGCCACTTTTATATAGAACTTATATGAGTGAATTTAAAAATTAA
- a CDS encoding ABC1 kinase family protein — protein MATRSDFFSKEYLDELKELHDKLPKMSKSDFENVFKESFKQECFKKFENEPIASASIGQVHIAYLQDDTKVAVKLRRKNIEKQVRVDIKILNFFNKLFRPLFSYYTKNSIDAVINEFSSMIKDETNLTIELENLKKFSATYKDSGVLFPKPFEEFCSNSAIVMSFMDGFRFDDKTSLEKYDIDFKQIISKLVNFYTEQMLINGYFHADPHPGNLLVNANGELILLDFGMVKNIPNDSRVAIIELIDGANRGDFETFVRANKKLGTISYEAPEALMAQFSQKMFEIFSNDNLSSESMQKLAFEVLESTRDLPFKLPSDAVYILRVSAIIEGLGTTYIENFNGVKDILPILKDNLPKALGVKTTISQIVLDELESFPKFIKNLKQLVAKGSKGELEVQINKEQLEFIKKDLKEYFGSHLKSLSFILFGIFLIFFDDSLKNLALILVSLGFIRVWFIK, from the coding sequence TTGGCAACTAGATCTGATTTTTTCTCAAAAGAGTATTTAGATGAGTTAAAAGAGCTACACGACAAACTTCCAAAAATGTCTAAATCTGATTTTGAAAATGTTTTTAAAGAGTCTTTCAAGCAAGAGTGTTTTAAAAAGTTTGAAAATGAGCCAATAGCTAGTGCTTCAATTGGTCAAGTTCATATTGCATATTTGCAAGATGATACAAAAGTTGCAGTTAAATTAAGAAGAAAAAATATTGAAAAACAAGTAAGAGTTGATATAAAAATATTAAATTTCTTCAACAAACTTTTTAGACCACTTTTTTCATATTACACAAAAAATTCAATAGATGCTGTTATAAATGAGTTTTCATCTATGATAAAAGATGAGACAAACCTCACAATTGAGCTTGAAAATTTAAAAAAGTTCTCTGCTACATATAAAGATAGTGGAGTTTTATTTCCAAAACCTTTTGAAGAGTTTTGCTCAAATAGTGCCATAGTTATGAGTTTTATGGATGGTTTTAGATTTGATGATAAAACTTCTTTAGAAAAATATGATATTGATTTTAAACAAATTATCTCAAAACTTGTAAACTTCTACACAGAGCAGATGTTAATAAATGGATATTTTCATGCAGACCCACACCCTGGAAACTTGCTTGTAAACGCAAATGGAGAGCTAATTTTACTTGATTTTGGAATGGTTAAAAATATACCAAATGATTCAAGAGTTGCGATAATTGAGCTAATTGATGGTGCAAATAGAGGTGATTTTGAAACTTTTGTAAGAGCAAACAAAAAACTTGGAACTATTAGCTATGAAGCACCTGAAGCTTTGATGGCCCAGTTTAGTCAAAAGATGTTTGAAATTTTTTCAAACGATAATTTATCTAGTGAATCTATGCAAAAACTAGCATTTGAAGTTTTAGAAAGTACAAGAGATTTACCATTTAAACTTCCAAGCGATGCTGTTTATATTTTAAGAGTTAGTGCAATAATAGAGGGTTTAGGAACAACTTATATAGAAAATTTTAATGGTGTAAAAGATATTTTACCAATTTTAAAAGATAATCTTCCAAAAGCATTAGGAGTTAAAACTACAATTTCACAAATAGTTTTAGATGAGTTAGAGTCATTTCCTAAATTTATAAAAAATCTAAAACAACTAGTTGCAAAAGGTTCAAAAGGTGAACTTGAAGTACAAATAAACAAAGAGCAACTAGAGTTTATAAAAAAAGATTTAAAAGAGTATTTTGGCTCACACTTAAAATCTCTATCATTTATTCTATTTGGAATATTTTTAATCTTTTTTGATGATAGTTTAAAAAATCTTGCTTTGATTTTGGTCTCTTTAGGTTTCATAAGAGTTTGGTTTATAAAATAG
- a CDS encoding EAL domain-containing protein — MPTGSCIKCQTLPILNDSSSKLIIAFEVLELSKKFINYLEDENINYKKEDNLTIIIQTSSLFTFLSKLLSKDIFKKHEREAIYILSLSENEKLDYSKIREVKSLEKFKNQISAQELSSLLSKGGLTAHFQPILDVKTNTIYGYETLARGVNEDGTLVYPDKLFTWAKDGDMLFYLDRACRESSLKTAAIKNIRAKVFINFIPTAIYDPNHCLQSTVKWANSLEFDPKNVIFEVVESENIEDIEHLKNILNFYKSKGFMVALDDVGSGYSSLNMIVQLLPDIVKVDREIIKDIDKNRANQSVFAAIVNIAKENNITVLAEGIETKEEYLYLKDNGASLVQGYYFAKPSSEPIRKIKF; from the coding sequence ATGCCAACAGGTTCTTGCATTAAGTGTCAAACTCTACCAATTTTAAATGATAGTAGTTCAAAACTTATTATTGCTTTTGAAGTTTTAGAGTTATCAAAAAAATTTATAAACTATTTGGAAGATGAAAATATAAATTATAAAAAAGAGGATAATTTAACTATTATTATTCAAACATCTTCACTTTTTACTTTTTTAAGTAAGCTTCTTTCAAAAGATATTTTTAAAAAACATGAAAGAGAAGCTATTTATATTCTTAGTTTAAGTGAAAATGAAAAGCTCGATTACTCAAAAATTAGAGAAGTTAAAAGTTTAGAGAAGTTTAAAAATCAAATCTCAGCTCAAGAGTTATCATCTTTACTCTCAAAAGGTGGTTTAACAGCACATTTTCAACCAATTTTAGATGTAAAAACTAATACAATTTATGGTTATGAAACTCTTGCAAGAGGTGTAAATGAGGATGGAACATTAGTCTATCCAGATAAACTTTTTACTTGGGCAAAAGATGGAGATATGCTTTTTTATTTAGATAGAGCTTGTAGAGAGAGTTCACTAAAAACTGCTGCTATTAAAAATATTAGAGCAAAAGTTTTTATAAACTTTATTCCAACAGCAATTTATGATCCTAATCACTGTTTACAATCAACAGTTAAATGGGCAAACTCTTTAGAGTTTGATCCAAAAAATGTAATATTTGAAGTTGTTGAGAGTGAAAATATAGAAGATATTGAACACTTGAAAAATATTTTGAATTTTTATAAATCAAAAGGTTTTATGGTAGCTTTGGATGATGTTGGAAGTGGATACTCATCTTTAAATATGATTGTTCAACTTCTACCTGATATTGTAAAAGTTGATAGAGAAATAATAAAAGATATTGATAAAAATAGAGCAAATCAATCTGTTTTTGCAGCTATAGTAAATATTGCAAAAGAGAATAATATTACAGTATTAGCAGAAGGAATTGAGACTAAGGAGGAGTATTTATACTTAAAAGACAACGGTGCTTCATTGGTGCAAGGTTACTACTTTGCAAAGCCATCTTCGGAGCCAATTAGAAAAATTAAATTTTAA
- a CDS encoding LytR/AlgR family response regulator transcription factor, which yields MKVLIVDDESLALARLKRVLNDNNIFDVVQFSDPLEAIKEISKTKFDAAFLDISMPNFSGLELAELILNIEPKTFIVFQTAYEEYALDAFKKGGMGYLLKPVENIELKKTLQKISLYKEEKVNRSKKILGKVSDKIYLVEIDDIFYIKADLDEIIIRTKENFVYAKKKIGDLEEILKDKNFFRVHRSYIVNVDKIKSIKSVEQSKLEIYFSGIDEFIVSSKDGAKEFREYLDKKSI from the coding sequence TTGAAAGTATTAATAGTAGATGATGAGAGTTTGGCACTTGCAAGATTAAAAAGAGTTTTAAATGATAATAATATTTTTGATGTAGTTCAATTTAGTGACCCTTTAGAAGCTATAAAAGAGATTTCAAAAACAAAATTTGATGCTGCTTTTTTGGATATCTCTATGCCAAATTTTAGTGGTTTAGAACTAGCTGAACTAATACTTAATATTGAGCCAAAAACTTTTATAGTGTTTCAAACAGCTTATGAAGAGTATGCTTTGGATGCCTTTAAAAAAGGTGGGATGGGTTATTTGCTAAAACCTGTTGAAAATATTGAACTAAAAAAAACTTTACAAAAAATATCTTTGTATAAAGAGGAAAAAGTTAATCGTTCAAAAAAAATTTTAGGAAAGGTTTCTGATAAAATCTATTTAGTTGAGATAGATGATATTTTTTATATAAAAGCTGATTTAGATGAGATTATTATACGAACTAAAGAGAATTTTGTTTATGCAAAAAAGAAGATTGGAGATTTAGAGGAGATATTAAAAGATAAAAACTTTTTTAGAGTTCACAGATCTTATATTGTAAATGTTGATAAGATAAAATCTATAAAAAGTGTAGAACAATCAAAGCTTGAGATATATTTTAGTGGTATTGATGAGTTTATTGTAAGCTCAAAAGATGGGGCAAAAGAGTTTAGAGAGTATTTAGATAAAAAAAGTATATAA